From Candidatus Nomurabacteria bacterium, one genomic window encodes:
- a CDS encoding ROK family protein translates to MRICIDIGGTKTLIAWLDEAGEIVTSIKFETPKEYADLVLAVAKALEGKPKSDGTIVIGAPGKIDRHHGKVIGFGNLPWKNVPLQADLEAKLGSPVRIENDANLAGLGEYYALNEHPHQCLYLTVSTGIGGGVVTDGRLDPEHLDSEPGEMLIEHNGQLVMFEKLASGSAIVRDYGKRASDLNDPASWHEICAILAHGIINILSMFKPNYIIIGGGVGTHFSKYKDILGEELKKIKPPLVDIPRIVQASRPEEAVILGAWQLAKQLDGEA, encoded by the coding sequence CTGTATCGACATCGGGGGCACAAAAACACTCATCGCCTGGCTAGATGAAGCTGGCGAGATTGTTACGAGTATCAAGTTTGAAACACCTAAAGAATATGCAGATCTAGTCTTGGCAGTAGCAAAAGCCCTAGAAGGCAAACCTAAAAGCGACGGAACAATTGTAATTGGTGCTCCAGGAAAAATAGATAGACACCATGGTAAGGTAATAGGCTTTGGAAACTTACCTTGGAAAAATGTACCCCTACAAGCAGATCTGGAAGCAAAATTAGGTAGTCCAGTACGAATCGAAAACGATGCAAATTTGGCAGGACTAGGAGAATACTATGCTCTCAACGAACACCCGCACCAGTGCCTTTATTTAACTGTTAGCACTGGGATTGGTGGAGGTGTAGTAACAGATGGGCGCCTAGACCCAGAACACCTCGACAGTGAACCTGGCGAGATGCTGATAGAACACAATGGCCAACTAGTAATGTTCGAGAAACTGGCCTCTGGTAGTGCAATCGTGCGCGACTACGGTAAACGAGCCTCTGATTTGAACGATCCCGCCTCCTGGCACGAAATCTGCGCAATTCTAGCCCACGGTATTATTAATATTCTAAGTATGTTTAAGCCCAACTACATAATTATCGGTGGCGGAGTTGGTACGCATTTTTCTAAGTATAAAGATATCCTTGGCGAAGAGCTCAAAAAGATCAAACCACCACTTGTCGATATACCGAGAATAGTTCAAGCATCACGACCTGAGGAAGCAGTTATCTTGGGCGCCTGGCAACTGGCAAAACAGCTCGACGGCGAAGCGTAG
- a CDS encoding ImmA/IrrE family metallo-endopeptidase, producing MELLENLKTDYPDIKFVDGSKFVWSPAKNELIYCSEQLAQTTGTYSLLHELGHALSDHQNFHTDTELIEIEREAWERAIVIAKHYGIEIPNDHIEDCLDTYRDWLLSRATCPDCRLVGIQSSRSLNYHCINCSNKWSVPDEQTCATRRRLLKTN from the coding sequence GTGGAGTTACTAGAAAATTTAAAAACAGACTACCCAGACATTAAATTCGTCGATGGTAGCAAATTTGTTTGGTCGCCAGCCAAAAACGAGCTCATTTATTGCTCCGAGCAACTTGCGCAGACAACCGGTACGTACAGCTTGCTCCACGAGCTTGGCCACGCACTAAGCGATCACCAAAACTTTCACACCGACACCGAACTAATCGAGATTGAGCGTGAAGCCTGGGAACGGGCTATCGTGATCGCCAAGCACTACGGCATAGAGATACCTAACGACCACATCGAAGACTGCCTAGATACATACCGTGATTGGCTACTATCGCGAGCCACCTGCCCAGACTGTCGCTTAGTTGGTATTCAATCATCTAGAAGCCTAAATTACCACTGTATTAACTGCTCAAACAAATGGTCGGTACCAGACGAACAGACATGCGCAACTCGTCGAAGATTACTAAAGACTAACTAA